The sequence ATACCTGCATTGCATTAAGATCATCCCAAGGGATCTTTCCTGTTATGATTTCCCATAATACCACACCATAGCTGTACACATCACACCTACAAATTGCCAACAAAACGAATATTGGTTTCACATTATGTAAGCCTCAAACCATTTTTATAGATATATAGGGATAAGTGTCTGCAAATGTATATACCTATGACCCAAAGTGTATTGTCTATATCTAAATTCATTTTGATCTATTGTGTGATTCAAACTTTTCAATTATTGCTATTGCGTGTATCATTCCTCTTATTACTTGTAACATATGATGCAGCACTCCATTTTTGATTACATGGCTATTTAGACAGTTGCCACACTCCATTTTTGATTACATGGCTATTTAGACAGTTGCCACATCACCAAAGAAACCATCTACGGATAACTAAGTCACCGAATACATACAATAGCAATAAATGAAAGTATGATACACAAAACGTTTCTAAGGTTTTTACTCTTCGGATTACTCGGGAGGGCGAGTAATCGAACCCCGTACTCTACTGTACGCAGCCCATCAGATTACTTCCCtagctgtttccaacccttcccttgCCACCACAAGATtcaaacctgagacctcttgcataCATATAATAGACTTTTAATTATATTACGTACATTTACTTATCCCTTTTACATATTAACATGAATAAAAATATAAGATAAAGTATTAAAATAGGGCCTTACTTCTCATCTGCTTGCTCATTACGAAGAACTTCTGGCGCCATCCATTGAGGCTACAAAAAGAGAATAATCCTGAAGATCAATATTGACAGACAAACAAAAGCAAAAGCTTGTCCTTTGAAGTCGATTACATTCACATCTAGCCTGTTTGAGCACAAATTTCTTACCTTTTTTCTTGTTTACAACACCTTTTCATGTCAAATGTATTGTAAAAAAAttaccggccatgccctcggattggtccgggttttCTCCAGGGCAGTAGTTGAGTGCTGGTTATGCAACAATGGGAGATGAACatgtgggtggtttagtccccctgggTGTTCCCAAAATGATGTCCAAAAAAAAATGTATTGTAAAATCAGAAAAGAAGATTTCAATACCGTTCCTTTCCCCGACTTTGTGTGCAGGTACGTATGATGCTTGATATGAGAGAGACCGAAGTCACCTACCTAAAAGATGGTACTTTAAGAAAAAGACTTACACAAAAGGCACACAAACACAAAGTGAAGACTTCAACAAGAAGATACCTTCACAGTCCAATTCTTATCAACAAGAAGATTTGAAGACTTCAAATCACGGTGAACGATGGGTGGATTGTAACGGTGAAGATAATTCATGCCCCTTGCCTATGGAAAAATCATGAATAATAGATGAATAAACTCGTAGAAATCATAGATGGAATAGATTATAGATCACTAACATTCATGGTAATGTACTTACAATATCCATAGCAAATTGAAGACGACGTCTCCAATCTAACTGATTTGAATTTCGCTGAAGTATCCGAAACAAACTACCGCTACATAACAGAACTTGTTTTTAAACTATACTGATATTGTTATTGCAAATTGAATCTATTCTTTAACCTCtaccacacaaaaaaaaaaaaaataataataataaaaataataaaaataataaaaaaaaataaaaaaattaaataaaaaaaaaagagaccTTCGAGCAGCGAGTCTTTAGCTGACTGTTGTCACCCATTAACTTTAATATGGGTTGAATTGGTTACTATCCATAACAGGACGAATAGGTACAATATAAAACATAGTGAACCATGAAATGGATTGAAACTAGCCTAAAGTTTATTAAGGACAATACCTCCTAAATCATATCATTGGATAACATTACATTATTATTTGATCAGTATAGTTACCTTGACCTATATAACACATTAACTATCTACTTCTGGATTTAACAGTGTTTATATACAACGTGCACTAGCATTTCGCAAAGCGTTTGGTTATGTTCTACTCGTACAGCAGTACTGTAAACTGAAAGAAAGATAAGTACTACCCTTTCAATTATTTGTCATTTGTGACACTTTCAAGAGCTTTATTAGTTTAAATGACCCGAAATTAAAAGAGCCCAAAAAATCTCCATTACTGAAAATTATTTACACACTAAGAAAATAGATCCAAATAGTGTTTGTAAGACCCACCGAGGAAGAAACTCGGAGACAATGCATAGATGCTGAGGTGAAGTTACCGCGCCCATGAAGAGCAATATATTTGGATGGCGAAGCCTTTTCATAAGAGATACCTTAAAAAACCGGGAAAAATTCAAAAAGATTATTAAAGTGAACACTCAAACGGTTGAACTGAAACGTTGATGAAAAAGTTACCTCCTTTTTAAATGATATCATCACATCATCCGAATAATCTTGATATGTAAATAGCTTGACCGCAACATCCTACATGAATTCACATTATATATTTTTAGCCTCTGTTCCTAGATAACATGAACATTGGTGCACAATTACATCCTTTTTGTTTAAAACTATCAAACCATACACCTTACGAAAAACAATAACGAGCGTGAGATGTAGAACATACTGATCCATACCATAGTCCATGATATACAGTTCCACATGAACCTGCCCACATATAAGTGAAATTATAGAGTATCAAAAGATTTTAATAAATAAGCTAATGTCTAAATTAAATTAATACCCTTTTGATACCTTGCCCAATCTGTTCTTTAGTTACTAAATCTGCCCACATGATTTCATAATCCATACTATCGATTTCCTTTTCGACTTTGATAATGGCATTACTATTTTTGCTACTTGTGCTTTTAGTTCGAGATGCAGAAAGTGACATTCCTGAAGGTTCCATCTTATTGCTACCAAAGTTTATATTTCCAGAACTTATATGAGGACCCAGCTCGTGTTCATGATTGGCTTCTAAACGTTGCCAACCAAAATAACCGAGTTTAGCGTTAAGAGACTCCACTTCTCTTTCGTTTCCTTTCCATGGCCACACGGTTCTCTTCTTACCTATCCATGCCGCCTCTGATTTTGGAGACAAAAGCTTGGAGATCGCAGGTTTGTTTTCACTTTTGTGAGCAGATTTTGATGTAAAATTTCTGGTAACCATATGCTCCTTGGTAGTTATAGAAGTAAATACTCCGTATATTGACGGACCAAAATGCCCCCTCGGGGTGCTTGATTCACCTTCGAATGCAGTCTCAGAATGAATCGATGTAACATCATCACTCCGACCTTGATGATATATTTTCATCTTCAACTTCATCTTTGAAGCCTGTTTTAGTTTTCTCATTGTAAAATAATAGAACGTTCATTTGGTACACGGGGTCTCTTATATCAGTGTAGTACTCATTTAACAAAGGCTAAATTTACCAAATTTTAACCAAAGTTGATATATTTAAGTTAATTTAGTTAGTGAATCAACACATAGTTTATTGTTGGTTTTGAATCTATTTGGATGAATGTAAAGTGATCATATTCTTATAACATTGGTTGTCTCGGATTTTTGTTTAAAAATGGCTAAGACTGCGTTTGATAAAACATAATGATTGTGTCGAATGATTCAAAATCTAATTGATTTAAATGTTCTGGATAAACTGGGTCTTGATAAACTGGGTCTTGAATGGCAATAACATGTTTGGTAATTATTTGTGAATGATGTAAAATTTTGTATTAACCTTTACATAGATTAATAAAAGAATATAGTTGTTTGATAATTGCCGTTCTGGATATAATTTAAAGAAGGATATTAAAGGAAAATGGAAGTGCCGAATGGTTAAAAGAGTAGTGCGACTCTGAACCGCAGGCATTTTTTGTATTTCATCATCGTCATCTGTCATTCAGAGGTTACAAACAAATGCATGGAATACTAAATAGTTTACCATTCAGTGTTGAATCTTTTGAATAAGAGGCACTCAAACACAACTTAAAAGTGCATTTCATTACCTTTTAATTGTATGGTTCATCACTGAATGGTGAACTGTTTAGCATTCAACGCGTTTGTTAGTGACATCTGACTCACAAATGATTTTGTCAATAAAATACTCTCTTAACCATTCAACACCTCAATTTCCTTAATATACTCATTAAATTAAATGCAGAACACTTAGCAAACAATTATAAACTTTTATGTATAATAAAAGGttaatacattaattttacatTGTTCATAGTTttcattcaaaatgattatcaaacatatTATTGTAGTTCAAAACAAAGTTCAAACAGaattttgaatcattcagattttgAACCATTTTAGCGCTTTATTATTATGTTTCATCAAACGTACCCTACGTCTAAAAAATAAATACTAACCAAATTTGATATCTTTGAGACTACGGAAGTCTTCATAGGTTGTTGTCGAGACTCGATCCTCGTCGGCAGACTAACGCTCAGGCCAGGCTTCATTATTGTATATGGACGTGAATCACTTGATATACATATACCACCAATTAATCTTCTATTTTCATCGCGAAATGGTGAGTTGGTACAAATAACCACAAACCGTTCTCCTCTCTTGTTCGTTATAGGAAACTCCCCTGACCAAGTCTCTCCCCTAACAGTCCGTTCCAACAAATAATCAGCAAATACAGCGTCTTTAGGATCCACTAGTATCTCTGTTGGAGTTTTCCCATAAACTTCATCAGGTGTAAGACCATAAACTTCTTCTGCAGCTCTGCTCCTGGGCGCATGATTCAGGTATTGTATTAACcaaataatttaataaaaataataaaaactatgtgtatatatatgaatgACTAACATGATTGGCTCACCAAAAGAATATACGATGTTGGAGATCAAATATATGTATAGCCTGTCCCAATGACTGCACCATATTCAGATACTGCATTTCTGTTAGCTTTGTAGCTAAAGGCTCCATGACCTCACCATCGTTACTCGGTTCACCAATGGCTCGTCGTAGGTAATGAGATGCTGACTTTGAGCTTTGGTGGTCAGGTTTTGGCCGATTATTGGAGATTTTAATTTGTGATATGTCTTGTTTGATTTGAGCATGTCGTGCTTCGAGATCCAAGATCTTTCTTAACAGCTCATCAGCTGTTGGGTTCTGTTTGCTTTTATCCATGTTTACACCacggaaacacacacacacacacacacactctgatTAATGGATCAAAAAATGGTTCCTTAAAGTTCAAACCCCGAGACACGATTTTG comes from Rutidosis leptorrhynchoides isolate AG116_Rl617_1_P2 chromosome 4, CSIRO_AGI_Rlap_v1, whole genome shotgun sequence and encodes:
- the LOC139839473 gene encoding uncharacterized protein isoform X2, which encodes MDKSKQNPTADELLRKILDLEARHAQIKQDISQIKISNNRPKPDHQSSKSASHYLRRAIGEPSNDGEVMEPLATKLTEMQYLNMVQSLGQAIHIFDLQHRIFFWSRAAEEVYGLTPDEVYGKTPTEILVDPKDAVFADYLLERTVRGETWSGEFPITNKRGERFVVICTNSPFRDENRRLIGGICISSDSRPYTIMKPGLSVSLPTRIESRQQPMKTSVVSKISNLASKMKLKMKIYHQGRSDDVTSIHSETAFEGESSTPRGHFGPSIYGVFTSITTKEHMVTRNFTSKSAHKSENKPAISKLLSPKSEAAWIGKKRTVWPWKGNEREVESLNAKLGYFGWQRLEANHEHELGPHISSGNINFGSNKMEPSGMSLSASRTKSTSSKNSNAIIKVEKEIDSMDYEIMWADLVTKEQIGQGSCGTVYHGLWYGSDVAVKLFTYQDYSDDVMISFKKEVSLMKRLRHPNILLFMGAVTSPQHLCIVSEFLPRGSLFRILQRNSNQLDWRRRLQFAMDIARGMNYLHRYNPPIVHRDLKSSNLLVDKNWTVKVGDFGLSHIKHHTYLHTKSGKGTPQWMAPEVLRNEQADEKCDVYSYGVVLWEIITGKIPWDDLNAMQVIAAVGFMNKRLEIPKDVDSMWVSLIESCWCSKPQSRPTFQEILYKLKDLHRKYAVERRR
- the LOC139839473 gene encoding uncharacterized protein isoform X1 — protein: MLFQRSSTSNISEHVDQTRVFHKQNPTADELLRKILDLEARHAQIKQDISQIKISNNRPKPDHQSSKSASHYLRRAIGEPSNDGEVMEPLATKLTEMQYLNMVQSLGQAIHIFDLQHRIFFWSRAAEEVYGLTPDEVYGKTPTEILVDPKDAVFADYLLERTVRGETWSGEFPITNKRGERFVVICTNSPFRDENRRLIGGICISSDSRPYTIMKPGLSVSLPTRIESRQQPMKTSVVSKISNLASKMKLKMKIYHQGRSDDVTSIHSETAFEGESSTPRGHFGPSIYGVFTSITTKEHMVTRNFTSKSAHKSENKPAISKLLSPKSEAAWIGKKRTVWPWKGNEREVESLNAKLGYFGWQRLEANHEHELGPHISSGNINFGSNKMEPSGMSLSASRTKSTSSKNSNAIIKVEKEIDSMDYEIMWADLVTKEQIGQGSCGTVYHGLWYGSDVAVKLFTYQDYSDDVMISFKKEVSLMKRLRHPNILLFMGAVTSPQHLCIVSEFLPRGSLFRILQRNSNQLDWRRRLQFAMDIARGMNYLHRYNPPIVHRDLKSSNLLVDKNWTVKVGDFGLSHIKHHTYLHTKSGKGTPQWMAPEVLRNEQADEKCDVYSYGVVLWEIITGKIPWDDLNAMQVIAAVGFMNKRLEIPKDVDSMWVSLIESCWCSKPQSRPTFQEILYKLKDLHRKYAVERRR
- the LOC139839473 gene encoding uncharacterized protein isoform X3, giving the protein MLFQRSSTSNISEHVDQTRVFHKQNPTADELLRKILDLEARHAQIKQDISQIKISNNRPKPDHQSSKSASHYLRRAIGEPSNDGEVMEPLATKLTEMQYLNMVQSLGQAIHIFDLQHRIFFWSRAAEEVYGLTPDEVYGKTPTEILVDPKDAVFADYLLERTVRGETWSGEFPITNKRGERFVVICTNSPFRDENRRLIGGICISSDSRPYTIMKPGLSVSLPTRIESRQQPMKTSVVSKISNLASKMKLKMKIYHQGRSDDVTSIHSETAFEGESSTPRGHFGPSIYGVFTSITTKEHMVTRNFTSKSAHKSENKPAISKLLSPKSEAAWIGKKRTVWPWKGNEREVESLNAKLGYFGWQRLEANHEHELGPHISSGNINFGSNKMEPSGMSLSASRTKSTSSKNSNAIIKVEKEIDSMDYEIMWADLVTKEQIGQGSCGTVYHGLWYGSDVAVKLFTYQDYSDDVMISFKKEVSLMKRLRHPNILLFMGAVTSPQHLCIVSEFLPRGSLFRILQRNSNQLDWRRRLQFAMDIARGMNYLHRYNPPIVHRDLKSSNLLVDKNWTVKVTSVSLISSIIRTCTQSRGKERLNGWRQKFFVMSKQMRSVMCTAMVWYYGKS